One window of the Arthrobacter sp. zg-Y919 genome contains the following:
- the pcrA gene encoding DNA helicase PcrA, producing MDYLFDPLFPAPRKDVPAPAAGAPHPETQRRGSSYADESRAADLLQGLNPQQEEAVKHAGSPLLIVAGAGSGKTRVLSHRIAYLLATGRSNPGQILAITFTNKAAAEMRERIEALVGGVAKTMWISTFHSSCVRILRREAKTVGMNSNFSIYDSADSLRLITLVAKGLDLDPKRFTPKSIMHKISALKNELIDEESYAESANYADPFEQAVADVYKGYAQRMRQANAMDFDDLIAQTVFMFRAFPGVAEYYRRRFRHILVDEYQDTNHAQYALVKELVGGDDDALDLPPAELTVVGDSDQSIYAFRGADVRNINDFEKDYPSARTILLEQNYRSTQTILNAANAVISRNPNRPEKRLWTAEGDGEKIIGYVGENEHEEARFIAEEIDRLQDEENLRPGDVAVFYRTNAQSRSLEDVLVRVGLPYKVVGGTRFYERKEIKDALAYLRVLVNSDDVVNLRRILNEPKRGIGDRAEYSVAALAERERISFMAALRRAEEAPGLATRSLNSINGFVKMIDDLAEVASGSGASAALEAVLEQTGYLAQLRSSNDPQDESRVENLAELVAVVREYERDNPEGSLGEFLEQVSLVADADSIPDAPGGSAEEVAAAVEESRRQGVVTLMTLHTAKGLEFPVVFLTGMEQGLFPHQRSATDPAELAEERRLAYVGLTRARQRLYLTRSEVRSMWGQSQYNPASQFVGEVPPELIEWKREGMDRPTWGGGGSITSSHYGGSSWGAGAPMGTGGSTANSPVAKAIGRVQPQKEVLSVAAGDKVNHTSFGHGTVLAVEGAGDKTVAKVKFDVGEKRLLLRYAPLTKEV from the coding sequence ATGGACTACCTCTTTGATCCACTTTTTCCCGCACCCCGCAAAGATGTGCCCGCGCCTGCCGCCGGGGCGCCGCATCCCGAGACCCAGCGGAGGGGTTCCTCCTACGCGGATGAAAGCCGTGCCGCGGACCTGCTGCAGGGACTGAATCCCCAGCAGGAGGAAGCGGTCAAGCATGCCGGTTCGCCGCTGCTGATTGTTGCCGGGGCCGGATCCGGCAAGACCCGGGTGCTCAGCCACCGGATCGCCTACCTGCTGGCCACCGGCCGCTCCAACCCGGGGCAGATCCTGGCCATCACCTTCACCAACAAGGCCGCCGCGGAAATGCGCGAGCGGATCGAAGCCCTGGTGGGCGGCGTCGCCAAGACCATGTGGATTTCCACCTTCCACTCCTCCTGCGTGCGGATCCTGCGCCGAGAAGCCAAGACGGTGGGGATGAACTCGAACTTCTCCATCTACGACTCCGCGGATTCGCTGCGCCTGATCACCCTGGTGGCGAAGGGGTTGGACCTGGATCCCAAGCGCTTCACGCCGAAGTCGATCATGCACAAGATCTCGGCGCTGAAGAACGAACTCATCGACGAAGAGTCCTACGCGGAATCGGCCAACTACGCCGACCCCTTCGAGCAGGCCGTCGCCGATGTCTACAAGGGCTACGCGCAGCGGATGCGCCAGGCCAACGCCATGGACTTTGACGACCTGATCGCCCAGACCGTGTTTATGTTCCGTGCCTTCCCCGGCGTGGCCGAGTACTACCGCCGCCGGTTCCGGCACATCCTGGTGGACGAGTACCAGGACACCAACCACGCACAGTACGCGCTGGTTAAGGAACTCGTGGGCGGCGACGACGACGCCCTGGACCTTCCTCCGGCCGAACTCACCGTCGTGGGCGACTCCGACCAGTCCATCTACGCCTTCCGCGGCGCCGACGTGCGCAACATCAATGACTTCGAGAAGGATTACCCCAGCGCGCGGACCATCCTTCTGGAGCAGAACTACCGGTCCACGCAGACCATCCTCAACGCTGCCAACGCAGTGATCTCCCGCAACCCCAACCGCCCCGAGAAGCGGCTGTGGACGGCGGAGGGCGACGGCGAAAAGATCATCGGCTACGTTGGCGAGAACGAACACGAGGAAGCCCGGTTCATCGCCGAGGAAATCGACCGGCTGCAGGACGAGGAAAACCTGCGCCCGGGCGACGTTGCGGTGTTCTACCGGACCAACGCCCAGTCCCGTTCCCTGGAAGATGTCCTGGTGCGGGTGGGCCTGCCCTACAAGGTGGTCGGCGGCACCCGGTTCTACGAACGCAAGGAAATCAAGGACGCGCTGGCGTACCTGCGCGTACTGGTGAACTCCGACGACGTCGTCAACCTGCGGCGGATCCTCAACGAACCCAAGCGCGGCATCGGCGACCGGGCCGAGTATTCCGTGGCGGCACTGGCCGAACGCGAGCGGATTTCCTTCATGGCCGCCCTGCGCCGCGCCGAGGAGGCCCCCGGACTGGCCACCAGGTCGCTCAATTCCATTAACGGCTTCGTCAAGATGATCGACGACCTCGCCGAGGTGGCCAGCGGATCCGGCGCCTCCGCGGCACTGGAAGCGGTGCTGGAACAAACCGGCTACCTGGCCCAGCTGCGTTCCAGCAACGACCCCCAGGATGAGTCCCGGGTGGAGAACCTGGCGGAACTGGTGGCCGTGGTCCGCGAATATGAACGTGACAACCCCGAGGGCTCCCTGGGGGAGTTCCTGGAACAGGTCTCCCTGGTGGCAGACGCCGACTCGATTCCCGACGCCCCCGGCGGCTCGGCCGAGGAAGTCGCCGCCGCCGTCGAGGAATCCCGTCGGCAGGGCGTGGTCACCCTGATGACCCTGCATACCGCCAAGGGGCTGGAATTCCCGGTGGTCTTCCTCACCGGCATGGAGCAGGGCCTGTTCCCGCACCAGCGCTCGGCCACGGACCCGGCCGAACTGGCCGAAGAGCGGCGTCTTGCCTACGTGGGACTTACCCGCGCACGGCAGCGCCTGTACCTCACCCGGTCCGAAGTCCGCAGCATGTGGGGCCAGAGCCAGTACAACCCGGCCAGCCAGTTCGTGGGTGAAGTGCCGCCGGAGCTGATCGAGTGGAAGCGGGAGGGCATGGACCGTCCCACCTGGGGCGGAGGCGGCAGCATCACCTCCAGCCACTACGGCGGCTCCTCCTGGGGTGCCGGAGCGCCGATGGGAACGGGCGGCAGCACCGCCAACTCTCCCGTGGCGAAGGCCATTGGCCGTGTGCAGCCACAGAAGGAGGTCCTGTCCGTGGCCGCCGGGGACAAGGTCAACCACACATCGTTCGGCCACGGCACCGTGCTTGCCGTGGAAGGCGCAGGGGATAAGACAGTGGCGAAGGTGAAGTTCGACGTCGGCGAAAAGCGCCTGCTGCTGCGTTATGCGCCGCTCACCAAAGAGGTCTGA
- the sucC gene encoding ADP-forming succinate--CoA ligase subunit beta — protein MDLFEYQARDMFEAHGVPVLAGIVAHTPEEAKAAAEKIGGVVVVKAQVKVGGRGKAGGVKVAKTADEAFEHASNILGMDIKGHTVNTVMIAQGADIAEEYYFSVLLDRANRNYLAMCSVEGGMEIEQLAVERPDALARVAVDPAVGIDSAKAAEIVDAAGFAPELREGVMNAIIKLWDVFTKEDATLVEVNPLVKTGSGEILALDGKVSLDENADFRQPGHAALEDKDAADPLEAKAKENDLNYVKLDGEVGIIGNGAGLVMSTLDVVAYAGEKHGNVKPANFLDIGGGASASVMAAGLDVILNDAQVKSVFVNVFGGITACDAVANGIVKALEILGDEANKPLVVRLDGNNVEEGRRILAEANHPLVTLATTMDEGADKAAELAHAAR, from the coding sequence GTGGACCTGTTTGAATATCAGGCGCGCGATATGTTTGAGGCGCACGGTGTACCCGTGCTTGCCGGAATCGTGGCGCACACTCCTGAAGAAGCCAAAGCTGCTGCTGAGAAGATCGGCGGCGTTGTAGTCGTCAAGGCGCAGGTCAAGGTTGGTGGCCGAGGCAAGGCCGGCGGCGTGAAGGTTGCCAAGACTGCCGATGAAGCTTTCGAGCACGCATCCAACATCCTGGGCATGGACATCAAGGGCCACACGGTCAACACCGTGATGATTGCCCAGGGTGCCGACATTGCTGAGGAATACTACTTCTCGGTCCTGCTGGACCGCGCAAACCGCAACTACCTGGCCATGTGCTCGGTTGAGGGCGGCATGGAGATCGAGCAGCTGGCCGTGGAGCGTCCCGACGCCCTCGCCCGCGTTGCCGTTGATCCCGCCGTCGGCATCGACTCCGCAAAGGCCGCAGAGATCGTCGACGCCGCCGGGTTCGCCCCCGAGCTGCGCGAAGGCGTCATGAACGCCATCATCAAGCTGTGGGACGTCTTCACCAAGGAAGACGCCACCCTCGTAGAGGTCAACCCGCTGGTGAAGACCGGCAGCGGTGAGATCCTGGCCCTCGACGGCAAGGTCTCCCTGGACGAAAACGCCGACTTCCGCCAGCCCGGCCACGCCGCCCTGGAAGACAAGGACGCCGCGGATCCGCTCGAGGCCAAGGCCAAGGAAAACGACCTTAACTACGTCAAGCTGGACGGCGAAGTAGGCATCATCGGCAACGGCGCCGGCCTGGTTATGTCCACGCTCGACGTCGTCGCCTACGCCGGCGAAAAGCACGGCAACGTGAAGCCCGCCAACTTCCTGGACATCGGCGGCGGAGCCTCCGCCTCCGTCATGGCTGCCGGTCTGGATGTCATCCTGAATGACGCCCAGGTCAAGTCCGTGTTCGTGAATGTCTTCGGCGGCATCACCGCCTGTGACGCCGTGGCCAACGGCATCGTCAAGGCCCTGGAAATCCTGGGCGACGAAGCCAACAAGCCGCTGGTCGTCCGTCTCGACGGCAACAACGTCGAGGAAGGCCGCCGCATCCTTGCCGAGGCCAACCACCCGCTGGTCACCCTGGCCACCACCATGGACGAAGGCGCCGACAAGGCCGCCGAGCTCGCTCACGCCGCTCGCTAA
- the sucD gene encoding succinate--CoA ligase subunit alpha: MSIYLNKDSKVIVQGITGGEGTKHTALMLKAGTQVVGGVNARKAGTTVTHGDVELPVFGTVAEAIDKTDADVSIVFVPPAFTKDAVMEAIDAGIGLVVVITEGVPVQDSAEFWAHAQSKVDADGNQVTRIIGPNCPGIITPGEALVGITPANITGKGPIGLVSKSGTLTYQMMYELRDLGFSTAIGIGGDPVIGTTHIDALAAFEADPETKAIVMIGEIGGDAEERAAEFIKANVTKPVVGYVAGFTAPEGKTMGHAGAIVSGSAGTAQAKKEALEAAGVKVGKTPSETATLLREVYAAL, translated from the coding sequence ATGTCTATCTACTTGAACAAGGACTCCAAGGTCATCGTTCAGGGCATCACCGGCGGCGAAGGCACCAAGCACACCGCCCTGATGCTCAAGGCCGGCACCCAGGTTGTCGGCGGCGTCAACGCCCGCAAGGCCGGCACCACCGTCACCCACGGTGACGTTGAGCTGCCCGTCTTCGGCACCGTTGCCGAGGCCATCGACAAGACCGACGCCGACGTCTCCATCGTCTTCGTGCCGCCGGCCTTCACCAAGGACGCCGTCATGGAAGCGATCGACGCCGGCATCGGCCTCGTCGTCGTAATCACCGAAGGCGTTCCGGTCCAGGATTCCGCCGAGTTCTGGGCCCACGCCCAGTCCAAGGTGGACGCTGACGGCAACCAGGTCACCCGCATCATCGGCCCGAACTGCCCCGGCATCATCACCCCCGGTGAAGCACTGGTCGGCATCACGCCCGCCAACATCACCGGCAAGGGTCCGATCGGCCTGGTCTCCAAGTCCGGCACCCTGACCTACCAGATGATGTACGAGCTGCGCGACCTCGGCTTCTCCACCGCCATCGGCATCGGCGGCGACCCGGTTATCGGCACCACCCACATCGACGCCCTGGCGGCGTTCGAAGCGGATCCCGAGACCAAGGCCATCGTGATGATCGGTGAAATCGGCGGCGACGCCGAAGAGCGTGCCGCAGAGTTCATCAAGGCCAATGTCACGAAGCCGGTCGTCGGCTACGTGGCCGGTTTCACGGCTCCCGAAGGCAAGACCATGGGCCACGCCGGCGCCATCGTCTCCGGTTCCGCCGGAACCGCCCAGGCCAAGAAGGAAGCCCTCGAGGCTGCAGGCGTCAAGGTCGGCAAGACGCCGTCCGAGACCGCTACGCTGCTGCGCGAAGTCTACGCAGCCCTCTAG
- a CDS encoding sugar porter family MFS transporter, which yields MSTSVSNGSAPKAGPHRRALRRASWIVTLGGFLFGYDTGVINGALPYMQDDLGLTPFTEGLITSSLLFGAAFGGAISGKLTDRYGRRRILMALAVVFLLGTLGTSLAPTIAVMVLSRIVLGLAVGGASALVPVFLAELAPAERRGQMVTRDQLMIVTGQLVAFVANAVIGNIWGEDQGVWRWMLVVATLPAIALWIGIAFVPESPRWLASKGRFAETLAALQRIRSADDAQAEYSEVRGLAEKESAQAGTLRDFAEPWLRRVLLIGMGLSVVQQITGVNAIMYYGTQILADAGFGTEAALTANIANGVVSVAAAIVGIWLLGRVRRRHMLMTGLIGTGSSLLLIGLVSIFVTEGTVRGYLILALTVTFLAFQQGAVSPVTWLMLSEIFPLKVRGLGIGLSVFVQWMTNFAVGFSFPILMDAIGISKTFFIFVVLGVLALAFVRRYVPETRGQSLEQVEEHLRAVGSK from the coding sequence ATGTCCACCTCAGTTTCAAACGGCTCTGCCCCGAAAGCCGGCCCGCACCGGCGGGCGCTGCGCCGTGCTTCCTGGATCGTTACCCTCGGCGGTTTCCTGTTCGGTTATGACACCGGCGTCATTAACGGCGCGCTGCCGTACATGCAGGACGATCTGGGGCTTACCCCGTTCACCGAGGGCCTGATTACCTCCAGCCTGCTCTTCGGCGCGGCCTTCGGCGGAGCCATCTCCGGGAAACTGACGGACAGGTACGGCCGGCGCCGGATCCTGATGGCCCTCGCCGTCGTCTTCCTGCTGGGCACCCTCGGCACCTCCCTGGCCCCGACGATCGCCGTGATGGTGCTGTCCCGGATTGTGCTCGGCCTGGCCGTGGGCGGCGCCTCGGCGCTCGTCCCCGTGTTCCTCGCCGAGCTTGCCCCGGCGGAACGCCGCGGACAAATGGTGACCCGGGACCAGCTGATGATTGTGACGGGCCAGCTGGTCGCCTTTGTGGCCAACGCGGTCATCGGCAACATCTGGGGTGAAGACCAGGGCGTGTGGCGCTGGATGCTGGTGGTTGCCACCCTGCCGGCCATTGCCCTGTGGATCGGCATCGCGTTCGTTCCGGAGAGCCCCCGCTGGCTCGCCTCGAAGGGGCGCTTTGCGGAAACCCTCGCCGCCCTCCAGCGGATCCGTAGCGCCGACGACGCACAGGCCGAATACAGCGAAGTGCGAGGCCTTGCGGAAAAGGAGTCGGCCCAGGCAGGAACGCTGCGCGACTTCGCCGAGCCGTGGCTGCGGCGGGTACTCCTGATCGGCATGGGCCTGTCCGTGGTCCAGCAGATCACCGGCGTTAACGCCATCATGTACTACGGCACGCAGATCCTGGCGGACGCCGGGTTCGGCACCGAAGCGGCCCTCACGGCCAACATTGCCAACGGTGTGGTCTCCGTGGCGGCCGCCATCGTCGGCATTTGGCTGCTGGGCCGGGTCCGCCGTCGGCACATGCTGATGACCGGCCTGATCGGCACCGGCTCGTCGCTGCTGCTGATTGGCCTGGTGTCGATCTTCGTCACCGAAGGCACCGTCCGCGGTTACCTCATCCTGGCCCTGACGGTCACGTTCCTGGCCTTCCAGCAGGGCGCAGTGTCGCCGGTGACCTGGCTGATGCTCTCGGAAATCTTCCCGCTGAAGGTCCGCGGGCTGGGCATCGGGCTGTCCGTCTTCGTCCAGTGGATGACCAACTTCGCCGTCGGCTTCTCCTTCCCGATCCTGATGGATGCCATCGGCATTTCGAAGACGTTCTTTATCTTCGTGGTGCTGGGAGTGCTGGCGCTGGCCTTCGTCCGCCGCTATGTCCCGGAGACCCGGGGCCAGAGCCTGGAACAGGTGGAAGAACACCTCCGGGCGGTCGGCAGCAAGTAG
- a CDS encoding CocE/NonD family hydrolase: MRKLLGTLAASAALLGTSLVAAPAVAAPSPAAPAAPAIRTDVVVTSFDGTPIHTNFFPATGLTAGQKAPTVMVGPGFGLPGGRIPSSTTSTLIGSIGIAPLRDAGYNVVTWDPRGFGLSGGEAYVNNPAYEGRDGSAIIDYIAAQPEASLDSPGDPVLGMAGASYGGGIQFVLASQDQRVDAITPTIAWNDLTTSLYKAGSFKSGWGALLCAEGTALGQLGSLVGNQGALAAPVRKACREGLTYPNQLSAESIAYFESLTPDSLFTSITAPTLIIQGTADTLFTLNEATRNYELIRGTGTPTKMLQFCGGHGLCNSTAGPDRITPAVLNWFARYLRNEPVDTGAAFQFIDQAGVTRGAPGYPQANGTLNGTGKGSIILSPAAVSGAVVAATVAPVAVNVPITAPAVTTSAFGAPQLTLTYRGSARQANTHVYAQIIDRSRSSLVLGNQVTPVPLILDGQSHTLTVPLEEVSYTVGPATRLVLQITPATSVYALPKATALTSFEASVAVPTIASYPVIP; this comes from the coding sequence ATGAGGAAACTTCTGGGCACTCTGGCGGCGTCCGCCGCCCTGTTGGGCACCTCCCTGGTGGCGGCTCCCGCCGTCGCCGCACCATCACCAGCCGCACCGGCCGCACCAGCCATCCGCACCGACGTCGTGGTCACCAGTTTCGACGGCACACCTATCCATACGAATTTCTTCCCGGCCACGGGCCTCACTGCCGGACAGAAAGCACCGACGGTCATGGTGGGCCCAGGGTTCGGGCTCCCGGGCGGACGGATTCCGTCATCAACCACCAGCACGCTGATCGGTTCCATCGGCATCGCTCCCCTGCGGGACGCCGGCTACAACGTGGTGACCTGGGACCCGCGCGGCTTCGGCCTCAGCGGGGGCGAGGCGTATGTAAACAACCCTGCTTATGAGGGCCGGGACGGCTCGGCGATCATCGACTACATTGCGGCCCAGCCCGAAGCGAGCCTGGACTCCCCCGGAGATCCCGTCCTGGGCATGGCCGGCGCCTCCTACGGCGGAGGCATCCAGTTTGTCCTCGCCTCGCAGGACCAGCGGGTGGACGCCATCACCCCGACCATTGCCTGGAACGACCTCACCACCAGCCTCTACAAGGCAGGCTCCTTCAAGAGCGGCTGGGGCGCCCTGCTGTGTGCCGAGGGAACCGCGTTGGGACAGCTGGGTTCCCTGGTGGGGAACCAGGGCGCCCTGGCAGCCCCGGTCCGAAAGGCCTGCCGGGAGGGTCTGACGTACCCGAACCAGCTCAGCGCCGAGTCGATCGCGTACTTCGAGTCCCTGACACCGGACTCGCTGTTCACCTCCATCACGGCTCCCACCCTGATCATCCAGGGCACGGCGGACACCCTCTTCACCCTGAACGAGGCCACCCGCAACTACGAGCTCATCCGCGGCACCGGCACCCCCACCAAGATGCTGCAGTTCTGCGGCGGACACGGGCTGTGCAATTCCACTGCCGGTCCGGACCGGATCACCCCCGCCGTACTTAACTGGTTTGCCCGCTACCTGCGGAATGAACCGGTCGATACCGGGGCTGCGTTCCAGTTCATCGACCAGGCCGGCGTGACCCGCGGAGCACCGGGCTACCCACAGGCCAATGGCACCCTGAACGGTACGGGAAAGGGTTCAATCATCCTGTCCCCCGCCGCCGTCAGCGGAGCCGTCGTCGCGGCCACCGTCGCGCCGGTGGCAGTCAACGTTCCCATCACCGCACCCGCCGTAACGACGTCGGCCTTCGGCGCCCCGCAGCTGACGCTCACGTACCGCGGGTCGGCCCGGCAGGCGAACACCCATGTCTATGCCCAGATCATCGACCGGTCCCGGTCTTCCCTGGTCCTGGGCAACCAGGTCACACCGGTGCCCCTCATCCTGGACGGGCAGTCACACACCCTGACGGTTCCGCTGGAGGAGGTTTCCTACACCGTGGGTCCGGCTACCCGGCTGGTCCTACAGATCACGCCCGCGACGTCCGTCTATGCGCTGCCCAAGGCTACGGCGCTGACGAGCTTCGAAGCGTCGGTCGCTGTGCCGACGATCGCCAGTTACCCGGTGATCCCGTAA
- a CDS encoding BCCT family transporter, producing the protein MIEGQREQEEALRRGVPAKLDKVIFAVTGVLALAFIAWGFFGRDNLSSVSTTALDWVITNAGWFFVLLASFLVAYVIWLAVGRYGKIPLGQDGEEPQFKTVSWISMMFAAGMGIGLMFYGAAEPLFYYISPPPGTVEGQTPEALQTAMGTSLFHWGLHPWAMYAVVGVAMAYGTYRLGRRQLISSAFTSLFGVKRVEGPLGKVLNIFAIFATLFGTAASLGLGALQIGSGLQSVGFLGTAGTTVLVAIVAILTGCFVASAVSGISRGIQWLSNINMVLALVLAAIVFVVGPTLFILNVIPAAIGDYAANMASMASRTEVAGDESMRAWLSSWTIFYWAWWLSWTPFVGMFIARISRGRTIRQFVTGVLAVPFVVSVVWFSIFGGAAIGIQRDAAASGSAGLTTMVDGEPTIDFDGSLFDLIAALPMPNLLAAGVGILAMVLVAIFFVTGADSASIIMASLSSNGAEHPSRGVVIFWGVLTGAVAAVMLLAGGDDPAEALDGLQRITIVAALPFAVVMLLMTIALAKDLAKDPLSLRRRLAVSVVDRAIQSGVEEHGSSFDLHTTEHDDVPEAAGVRAGDSAPGTGTGKSTPDRL; encoded by the coding sequence ATGATCGAGGGGCAGCGCGAGCAGGAAGAAGCACTCCGGCGCGGCGTGCCGGCGAAGCTCGATAAAGTGATCTTCGCCGTCACCGGTGTCCTTGCACTCGCCTTCATTGCCTGGGGCTTCTTCGGGAGGGACAACCTCTCCTCCGTCTCCACCACGGCACTGGACTGGGTTATCACTAACGCGGGCTGGTTCTTTGTGCTCCTTGCCTCGTTCCTCGTGGCGTACGTGATCTGGCTGGCCGTGGGCCGGTACGGAAAGATCCCCCTGGGCCAGGACGGTGAAGAGCCGCAGTTCAAGACGGTTTCCTGGATCTCCATGATGTTCGCCGCCGGCATGGGCATCGGTCTGATGTTCTACGGCGCGGCCGAGCCCCTGTTCTACTACATCTCCCCTCCCCCCGGCACCGTTGAGGGCCAGACCCCCGAAGCGCTGCAGACCGCCATGGGCACGTCCCTGTTCCATTGGGGCCTGCATCCGTGGGCCATGTACGCCGTCGTCGGCGTTGCCATGGCCTACGGCACCTACCGCCTTGGCCGCCGCCAGCTGATCTCCTCGGCCTTCACGTCACTCTTCGGCGTGAAGCGGGTGGAGGGACCGCTGGGCAAGGTACTCAACATCTTTGCCATTTTCGCCACCCTCTTCGGTACCGCCGCTTCGCTGGGCCTCGGCGCCCTGCAGATCGGCAGCGGCCTGCAGTCCGTTGGTTTCCTCGGGACCGCGGGAACCACCGTCCTGGTTGCGATCGTCGCGATCCTCACCGGTTGCTTCGTGGCATCCGCCGTTTCGGGCATTTCCCGCGGCATCCAGTGGCTGTCCAACATCAACATGGTCCTCGCGCTGGTGCTGGCCGCCATCGTTTTCGTTGTGGGGCCGACGCTCTTCATCCTCAACGTCATCCCGGCAGCCATCGGCGACTACGCCGCCAATATGGCCTCGATGGCCTCCCGCACCGAGGTGGCAGGCGACGAATCCATGCGCGCCTGGCTCTCCAGCTGGACCATCTTCTACTGGGCCTGGTGGCTGTCCTGGACGCCGTTCGTCGGTATGTTCATTGCCCGCATCAGCCGGGGCCGCACCATCCGCCAGTTCGTCACCGGCGTCCTGGCAGTTCCTTTCGTAGTCAGCGTGGTCTGGTTCTCCATCTTCGGCGGCGCCGCGATCGGAATCCAGCGCGACGCGGCGGCCAGCGGTTCAGCCGGACTCACCACAATGGTCGACGGCGAACCCACCATTGATTTCGACGGCTCGCTGTTCGACCTGATTGCCGCCCTCCCCATGCCCAACCTGCTGGCCGCAGGAGTGGGTATCCTCGCCATGGTCCTGGTCGCCATCTTCTTCGTGACCGGAGCGGATTCGGCCTCCATCATCATGGCGTCGCTGAGCTCCAACGGTGCCGAGCACCCGTCCCGCGGCGTCGTCATTTTCTGGGGTGTCCTTACCGGCGCCGTGGCCGCAGTGATGCTGCTGGCCGGCGGCGATGATCCTGCCGAAGCCCTGGATGGCCTGCAGCGGATCACGATTGTGGCCGCGCTGCCGTTCGCCGTCGTGATGCTCCTGATGACGATTGCCCTGGCGAAGGATCTGGCGAAGGATCCCCTCTCGCTGCGGCGGCGGCTGGCTGTTTCCGTGGTCGACCGGGCCATCCAGTCCGGCGTCGAGGAGCACGGTTCGTCCTTCGACCTGCACACCACAGAGCACGACGACGTCCCCGAGGCGGCCGGAGTTCGTGCCGGCGATTCCGCACCTGGAACCGGCACCGGAAAGAGCACACCGGACCGGCTGTAG
- a CDS encoding VIT1/CCC1 transporter family protein produces MNPQSLPEPASSDSSVPTPAEIKRWRQYLADEQAEAATYRYLAERRDGEERDILLALAEAEGRHEAYWRTLLGDDAGRRTRASFRNRLLGLLARRFGSVFVLALAQRAESRSPYAHDPHVPSAMAADEQIHEEVIRGLATRGRTRLSGNFRAAVFGANDGLVSNLALIMGIGATGVSSTFILISGLAGLLSGALSMGAGEYVSVRSQRELLDASRPTQITLSAAKSLDIDANELVLVYRARGMTREAAEHRAAERMGLYSCDCDPSFSLNPEADADTTRDEHESVGTGLGAAASSFCFFASGAVIPVLPYLFGLTGMTAVVLSCVLVGLALLTTGTVVGLLSGGSPLKRALRQLAIGFGAAAATYLLGMLFGTTAL; encoded by the coding sequence GTGAACCCCCAATCCCTGCCGGAGCCCGCATCCAGCGACTCCAGCGTGCCGACCCCTGCCGAGATAAAGCGCTGGCGGCAATACCTTGCCGATGAGCAGGCGGAAGCGGCAACCTACCGGTATCTGGCCGAACGCCGCGACGGCGAGGAACGCGACATCCTGCTCGCGCTGGCCGAGGCGGAGGGCCGCCATGAAGCGTACTGGCGCACACTGCTGGGCGACGACGCCGGACGCAGGACACGCGCTTCCTTCCGTAACCGTCTCCTCGGGCTGCTCGCCCGGCGCTTTGGCTCCGTGTTCGTCCTGGCGTTGGCGCAGCGTGCCGAGAGCCGCTCCCCCTACGCCCATGATCCCCATGTCCCCAGCGCCATGGCCGCCGATGAACAGATCCACGAGGAAGTGATCCGCGGACTCGCGACCCGGGGGCGGACCCGCCTGTCGGGAAACTTCCGCGCGGCGGTGTTCGGGGCCAATGACGGGCTGGTCAGCAATCTGGCCCTCATTATGGGCATTGGGGCCACAGGGGTATCCAGTACATTCATCCTGATCAGCGGCCTGGCCGGCCTGCTGTCCGGGGCGTTGTCCATGGGTGCGGGAGAGTATGTCTCGGTCCGGTCCCAGCGTGAGCTGCTGGATGCGTCCCGTCCCACCCAGATCACGCTTTCGGCTGCGAAATCGCTGGACATCGATGCCAACGAGCTGGTGCTGGTCTACCGAGCGCGCGGCATGACGCGGGAGGCCGCCGAACACCGTGCTGCCGAGCGGATGGGTCTCTACAGCTGCGACTGCGATCCTAGCTTCTCCCTTAACCCCGAAGCCGACGCGGACACCACACGCGATGAACACGAATCCGTCGGGACGGGCCTCGGGGCTGCGGCGTCCAGCTTCTGCTTCTTCGCATCCGGCGCCGTCATTCCCGTCCTCCCCTACCTGTTCGGCCTGACGGGGATGACCGCCGTCGTCCTTTCCTGCGTCCTGGTGGGACTGGCGCTGCTGACCACCGGCACCGTCGTCGGCCTGCTCTCGGGTGGCTCCCCGCTGAAGCGCGCGCTGCGCCAGCTGGCGATCGGATTCGGCGCTGCTGCCGCCACATATCTGCTGGGAATGCTCTTCGGAACAACCGCGCTCTAG